The genomic stretch TCACAAGTCTTTGGCCTTGCTAGACCAGTGTTCTATCACCAAGCCAGACTCTTAAATTCCTGCAATTTCTCTATCAGAAAAGCCATTTGTGTCCATACCACCACATGTAATATTGTCTATCAGCAAACCTTCAAAGTTACACAAAGGTGGGAAAACGTGTAATAAACTTGTACTTACAGCCACCAGTTATTAATCACTGACCAACCTTTCTCCACCCATGCGATCCATCCCCAGCTCTCCCACAGGATTGTGGACTGGGTACCACAGACATGTCATCAGATAGGCTTCAGGATATAAATGGGATATTCTGTTTTCCAACTTCTTGTGGTACCCTCCACAACGTAAGTGTATGTAAACTTAGTTTATTATATGGATTTCTACAAATGGAGAGGGATATACATAGTAGGTATTCAATAAAACACAAGTTGAAGAACTGAGAatgcagccgggcagtggtggtgcacgcctttaatcccagcacttgggaggcagagacaggtggatctctgtgagttcaaggccagtgtggtctacagagttccaggacagccagggctacaagagaaatcctgccttgaaaaacaaaacaacaacaacagtttGGTTTAGTGGGCAGCACTGCCCTAGTATGGGTGAGGTCCTAGTTAAAATCACAATACTgcaaaaacaggaaaacagaacaaaatgaaaagtccCAGAATGAACTTTTCCTAAACACTAATCATAAACATAAAACTACTCATTTTGCTTGAATCAAGAAACAAGCACAATACAAACTTTCTCACCTACAGATTTAGgaagaattttctgtttatcttaTATAGTCTCAAACACATGAAAATGGGTCTGACCTTGGGATTATATTCAGCATTTCGGGCACGAAGTGCAATGGTCTTTAGGTCAAGTTTACATCCAAGATTCACCGTGGATACAATATTtctataagaaatttaaaaacataattacttaaaatatttaacttttaaacaaaGAGGGCAATGGTCTTTAGGTCAGGTTTATAACCAAGATTTGCTATGAATATAATATTTCTGCAAGAAATTTGGAAACAAAACATGATTTAGATTGATGATCCATTATTTTTCACCAGGCgttagtagtaataataataaaaataacaaaaccaaacaaaaaaactctgctgactctaaatgttttaaaaagtgccACATACCAGATATTCCCACTTAATACCCAAAACGTACTATGAAGTGGTAACTGTTATTCCCACAATCAGACAAAGCAACTGAGCCTCCATGGAATGCACTGCATTTGGCTTGGGATGCACATGTGGAGGAGCCAGAACTTGTGTGTCTCAGGAGCCATGCTTTCCTGAGCTCTCAAATACTACCAACATTAGCTCACTATTAAGTCAATATGGTAAAACAGGAAGATGTGGATTTTCTCAATCTTCCCAAAATGGAATTCAATGTCTTTAGCAAGGGAAGAAAATACCTGTACTCTGTTCTGTAGTTACCACTGTAAGTCATGTTAAATCACTAGCAGGCTAGGGAGACAGCTCCATTTGTAAAGAGCTTgtggagttcaatccccagaacccgtgAGAGTGATAACGTGCTCCTGCAATCCTAGtgccaaggagacagagacaggcagatttctgaggcTCACTGACTAGTCAGCTTAGCCCAACCAGCAGTGACCAGGGTGGAGATATGATTCTTGAGGTTCTCCTCCAGCATACATAGggaagtgcatgcacacatgcacagaattcATCATTCCCCACCTGGGTCTAAAAGACTGTTTCATGCCACTGTATCCCAGTCTCGAAGCATTCTATGCAgtaacagtgtttctctgtgtagccccggcagtgctggaactcactctgtaaaccaggctggctctgaactcacagagatcttccagcctctggctcccaagtacaTGCTCTGTGGCTATGGAGATAAGTGTATGTCCTAGGCTGTTTCTAACAGATGATTTTAATCAGAATACAAAGCACAATGCCTATAGGAGTcaaataagaatgaaaaattaGTGTGGAGCAGTACAGACTTTGTCTAAAGGAGAGCTAACAGGGCTTATctctctaaaattataaaaaatcaaaagtaatcTTAAAATTGTATACAGGCAATGTGTAATAAATAGTCAAGATTCATGATTATATACCATGTAACTTAAAAATGATCTGGCATGGCTTACAAATGACAATTATGTATGTAAAAAGAAAGTTGATCTCAAAGTAGGAGGGAAGATCAGCTAACACAAACTAAACAGTGTTGTCAGGCTATCAGCTTCCTTAAATGGAATCTACACACTTGTTACTGAGGAGTATCTAGATTTGGGTTGtttcaggaagaaataaaaaagcccGTGCCTCCTACCCCTTAACATGTGGGACCTACTTCACTTAAGCAGAAACATATTTCAAGACAAGAACTGCCATCCTCACAAACCTCCAAAGATTGGACAAGCCTGTGATACAACTGGCTGTAACTCAGACAATTAGCTACAGAGAAATGTCCACAGTATTGATGAGACTTAACTTCATTTCAGCGGCCCCAACACATAAACACAACTCCATGTCTAAGGAAAGGCTCTGCTGAGAACACTGCCTCCTTCTGCGGCTTCAATTccttgccaggagcagatgaagCCGCACTATAACAGAATTACCTTAAGTAAATCCACGGTCTGAAAGCAAACAGTGTAATACCATTGAGAGCCTCCTCTGgtggaggggacagaggacataaacatgtgtgcgcatgcatgcccacacactgGAAGAGGGAAAGCGAGAGCACACACACTAAGAGGTACTCACTGCAACTGTGGTACGATCCCAGAGCTCTCAGAGGCTGGTGTGGCAGGAGTGATCGGGGTCATAGGGGTCATTGGTGAAGGATACAAGGGGGTGGTGCCTGGCAAGGGTGCAGTGGTCAGAGTCTGGGAATGGAAGATCTGTGGAGTCTGGCCTGAGGCACCCTGTGTGGGCTGCTGAGATGCTGATTGCTGAACTGAGGCTGCTGCAGTTGctactgcctgctgctgctgctgttgttgctgctgttgctgctgctgtctttgttgctcttccaaaatAGACAGACTATTGGTGTTCTGAATAGGCTGTGGAGTAAGTCCTGTGCCATAAGGCATCATTGGACTAAAGATAGGGATTCCAGGAGTCATGGCTCCCTGTGGAAAACAGAGAGAATAATTAAGACATTAATGTTTAGTAGTATAGGCTCTTTCCTACTGGAATCCGGGGAAAATGTAAAACCCGATGCTTTCTGAATAGGTCTTGAATTACTAGGAAAGAATTTGGTACCCTGAGATGCATCACTTTTCTTCTGTGGCACTAAACACAACAGATGAGTACTTAGCATCTGGAGTCTGTTATTTATAATATACAAGACAGATGCTTAGCCACCCAAGCATATCTAGATAGTAAGGACAAGGCAAAGGTGCATGTCCCTATGTAAAGTGCAACCCAGGCTATGAGGATTAGCTACCAAAGCCTGTTAAATACTGTTAACTGCCTTTTCTATAATGCTTCTGTCTTAGAAGCATTGCTAGATTTAGTAACTATTTATGTGgaagtaggaagaaaaaagacGGCAAAATTAATACTGAATTAGTAACAAATAATCTAGGTCTAATTCTATTGCAaccacacacattttatataaaaattaatgtttaactTTGTAAGCAGATTTTGTTGTCATCTTGGGCTAGGGAGGTGACTGCAACAGAGTCAAGAAGGAATCTTCTtgagtaaatgaaataaatgttctaCAGCTCACACAGATGGAAGTCTTCTAAATTAGGTTCCAAATAAACTCCCCAAGCAGAAACGCAACATGCCTACCCAAAGCAGAAACTTCCACAAAGTAAAACAAGCTTGAGAAACATACAAATCCATGTTCAAATCTGGGTGGCTAAAGTGTaccttcttctgctttctcttaatGGGACTATGTCAGCCCTCCTTGCCCCCACTTCTTGCTCTTTTACCTGTGGGGAGGCCAAGCCCTGAGCATAAGGAGGAAGGCTGTTGTTCTGGTCCATGATTTTCACTTCCTTCAGTGTTCAGATTTTTCCTAGAGCATCCTCTGCAAATTCTCCTTAGAAATGTCCTTAACTTTCCGGGTTATCTCCACACACCATGAAACAGTGATGCtgtgcttgaaaaaaaaatgttttaagtttaaacAAGTTTCATGTTcatacaaaatacacacacatgctgagtggtggtggtgtaagcctttaattccagcacttcaggaggcagaagcaggcagatctctgagttcgagatctGTCTGgatacagaacaagttctaggacaggtaccaaagctacagagaaatcttatctcaaaaaacttgaaaaacaaacaacaaaaacaaaacacatatacaagcTATCTTGGAGAAATCTATATCCTTTAATTCCAAAAGCCTAGTCCATGTTTCCTGTGACTCATATAAAACTGCCAACAAAACTATGTTACTATGTAGTTAAATATTCTAATAGTACTTAAAAATAAGGTGTTAAGATCAGTAATAAAAACTTTTGGAAAAAGGGCTACCAAGAAATGGCTCAGGAAGTACAGGCTGTCAATTCTGACACTCGGAATTTACCcatatggtgaaaggagagaatagaTTCTCACAGGCTGACTGTTGACATAAATGTAattcactttatattttatatgtgtgggtattttgcctgcatgtatgcttgtgtaccacttgcatgcctggtaccaGCAGAGGCCCAGAAGAGagggtcagatgccctggaactagaattaacagatggctgtgagccaccatggggtcatatatatacttaaaataaatatggGTCTTTGGACATACAACTTGTAACTTTGAAACCTGTATGTTATAAATGTTTAGATTAAGATCAAATtgtagggcaggagagatggctccaacctgggttctctggacgagcaggcagtgctttaacctccgagccatctttTTTAAGAGTCAGAATCAGGGACCAGCCCTTTGCAAcaacccctcaccccacccccagcaaaagATCTTTTGCGGGGTACGGGGGAACACCTAGGGAAAACAAATTCCTAAGTGAACTGTACTATCAGAGAACACTTATTAAGTACTGTTTATACAGCACTATTAGATCAATGCTGGTTTTTAAATATGCTGCTCTGTTTTATACCCTTCCCAATGTCTCAAGCATAAAGTGGCATAAATATTAAACTGGATATAATATGCTTTAGGTAATCATTTTTTTGTGTTCCAATTTTAATTAAAGACAGATTAaacaattaattttataaatgcaatGTTCTTAACTCCTTAGAACACATTAATAAAAACTATGCCTAGAACTGGGCTTCTTAAATCATCTCTTTGGTGATCATGGATATGCAGTATGATTATGGATTAAGAGACTATGaagagctttttttaaaatttgtagtgGCAGCGACAGAACCAAGAGCCTCATAAATACCAGGCAAACGAAAGATCAGTTCAGTTCATGCAGACCGATAACTTGCTCAGAGATGCCGTAAGGACTGTATGAACCAACAATGAATGAACAAATTGAATTAGCTATCAAATCAAGATGAGTCtaactgctgggcagtggtggcactcacctttaaaaccagcacttgggaggcagaggttcaaggacagcctggtctatagagcaagttccaggatagccaggctacacagagaaactgtgtgttgggggttggggaggagatAAGTCTAACTATAGACACATAGTAAGCACAGAACAGACATTAGTTATTGCACTTAAATCTTTATAAAAGGACTTTTGTCTTAAGTGTGAGTGTTTtgtaagcatgtatgtatgtgcatcacacgTGTGGTGCCTGCAGATGTCAGGAAGATGGTATTAGATTCCCTACAACTGGATTTTCAGATATTTGTGAGCCACGATGTAGGTGCTGGGcaccaaagtcaggtcctctacaaaggcagcaaatactcttaaccattgagttatctccccagcctgaCAATCGATCTTATTCTAAACGTTTATCATCAACGAATATCACACAAGACATACAGGCTTCAAGTTACAAGTTGTGTATTCAAAGGTCCACAGTCATGTTAAGTACGTGCTGGAACAGGCCTTCTGAGGTCCAATGACAGAATGTCACAGTCACTACGATAGGACAAAGGACCCAAACGATGTTCCTACAAACTTACTACTGAAAAAATGaggagatgggctggagagaaggcttagagGTTAAAGCACTGtgtgctcttctggaggtcctgagttcaattctcagcgaCCAcatacatagtggctcacaaccatctgtaatgagatctggtgccctcttctgacttgcaggaatatatgcaggcagaacactgtatatataataggtaatttttttaaaaaaaaaaaaagagaaaaaagaaaaaaaatgaagaaatgcccATTTCTGAGGATACTAGATATACGAGAGATAGTAAGGTTACAAGAAAATTACACTTTTTCTGATATTACCAGAAAAATGTGCTTATTATTCTCTAACAAAAATGTTCCAGGTACAAAGATAAAGAAGATACAgtctttagaaatataaaaagatacatataACTGTAAAAAATTAGCAACACTAAAATCGCAGGTATTTACTAAGACAGAAGAAAGCTGCAATCAGCACACATGTCTTCAGATCTGTGCCTGGTGTGCAGTACATAATCATCACACATGTCTAATCAGGACACACGTCTTCAGATCTGTGCACCTAGAACTGGGCCTGGTGTGCAGTACATAATCACTAGTGAATGCTATGGAAGAAAGAACACAACTAAagtcaggggttggagagatgttcagcagttaagagcgctgttTCTCCCCAGAAGGCCTAGCACCACATGACTGTTCAAACTAGCTGTAATCCAGTCCTAGGGAATCTAGTGCCCCCTTATGTCTTCCATGGgccccaggcatgcatgtggtacacatacaggcaaaaacattcacaaacataaactttttttttgtttgtttattttttccgagacaggagacagggtttctcctgtgtagctttagaactagctcttgtaaaccagactggtcccaaactctgccttcccagtgttgggattaaaggtgtgccaccaccgcctggctcacatACGTAagtcttcttaaaaattaagaaaaacactaAAGTTACATACCCTTTTGAGAGGCCAGATCTTTCACAAAGCAGGAGCAATTTAACACGGATCTAGCAAGaggaacaaaaaaatacaaatcagcATATATACCAAAGTGAAAGGCAGACAAAGACTACGAGAGCATGCAGTATGTGACAGACTAGTATGGAAAGTCACTACAGGAGGTGACACAGCAGTTATAGGTGGGTTATGTAATTTGGAGTGTTATTACACAGGCAATGGGATTAAGTTATAGGATTTGGAAGTGTAGGTGGGGAGCTCCTTTGTCAAGAGAAGATAAATCTGAGAAAACTGGAGACTGAAAATTCAATTTCTGAGGTCACTGCTTTAGTTGCGCCAAAAAGATAATGAAGGTTGGGTTTACTGTCCAAAGTATAATCAGGGATTTATCGAGATCACTTTGTGCAAATGAAGTTCACCGAACAggttggttattattattatttattagtattacttgaggcagggtttctctgcagctttggagcctattctggaactagctctgtagaccaggctggccccgaactcaagagatccacctgcctctgcctcccgagtgctgggattaaaggcgtgtgtcaccaccgccttgCTGAACCGGTTGATTATTCAAGACGAATATTTGTCGTATGCTATGCAGAGGTCATCTCATACTTGCAGACGATATAAACTATCTTTCCTCAACGTATCATAAAATCGGGATAATCACTACACTAACTTATTTTTAGGCTCTTTTCCAGAGTCTTCATCTTTTGGAAACTAAGCCATCAAGTTGAATATTTGAGAAACCTACTCTGAAGTTTTCCAAGTGTCTGCCTAACCCTGTCACGCGTCCTTTCCCCGAAAAGCCTACCCAGAGTTCTGGAAAACCACGCTAACCTGAGCCTAGAGACGGTGAGCACAGTGTAAATAAAGTAGCGCGTGTTTATACGTTGATTTCAAGTGAACTTGAATCTCAGGCTTCTGACCAGACGGTCCTTAATGAGGGAAAAAACGGGGGGCCGCATGCCTGGGCAAAACGGTCTCCTAGCGGGGCAGCAGCGGAGGCGTGCGGCGCCTCCCGGTGCCAGCCCCCCGGAAACTCTCACGCTTGGCACAGGGTTCCAGACCGCGCCGGAGCGGTGGCCCGATGACTGGTACTCGCCGAGCCGCCACAGCACGCGCGGAGCGCCGCTCCCCGCTCGGCCGCGCGCCCATGCCAAGTCCCCTCCGGCCGTCCCGGGGACCCCCTCAAAGCGGAGAAAAAGCTGACCGACCGTTACCTGGACCGCACAGACCTAGCCAAACAGCCAGCAGGGACGCGCCACCGCTACCGGACTCGACCCCGCTGGAGCCCGACGCAATCTGATGCCGTCACTTCCGCCCGCTGCGCTCTGGCCTGGGAAgcttggggcggggggggggtccTTTACGAAAGGAAACGAGGGGGCGGGGCTCCCAGCAGTTCCGGGGCGGGGCCCCGTGACCATTCCGAACTGGGCGGGGCCCCGTGATCATTTCTAGCTGGTTGTTGTCAAAGGCTGCAAAGGTGCGGAGTGTGTTGAGCTAACAGTTGGAGATTTGGctttagggatcaaactcaagcaagcattctatcactgagctacagcctcagtCTTCCAtgctttgtttttagaaagggtttctctgggtagccctggctgtcatgggattccctctgtagaaaaggttggcctcaaactcagagattctcctgcctcttcctccggagtgctgggatcaaagccgTGGGCTAACACGCCCTGCTAGTGTACCATGGTTTTTAAGCTCACAGTGTTACCAAGGGTACTTGGAAACTCACCATCTCCTCTACTTAGTACCATAAAGCTGAGATCGAAACGTGAATAGCAAGCAGATACTCTTTATCACGTTCTCAGTGAAAGTTAACTTGTGTCtaaagaaagacaacaaaacatGCGTCTTTGTAACCAcacattcatttacattttagttCTGTACCTATCAGCTCTCTAACCGGCTGTTCGAAGAAAACAttttgtgttgttgctgtttttgtttttgtttttgtttttctagacagggtttctatgtagctttggaacctgtctggaacttattctgtagactaggctgacctcaaactcacagagatcctccttcctgcctctgcctccctagtgctgggattaaaggcttatgccaccacctCCTAGCTAGGTTGCTTCCTGATGCTTGATTGAATTTCAAtatatcttgatttctttttttctgtgcttcATCTAGGCATATGCAGGTCTTGTTTTGCTTATGTCATTTCCCTTGTATTTTGCACTATCAACAAGTTAATGAGCTCCTttagtctctctgtctgtctgtctgtctgtctgtctgtctctgtgtatgtgtgtgtgtatgtgtgagatgGACGGTatctgtgtgttatgtgtatggggTGTTGATCTATAAATGGACTCTAATAAGTTATGTGTATGGGGTGTTGATCTATACATGGACTCTAATAAGTACAGTAGCATTATGTAGCTATTGTCTCCTTAATGAAACATTTTCTCCTGGAGGGACAGGGAACCCCGTAAGACTTAGGAAATTACGAAATCTTAACAATGGCCTGACAGGAGGCAACTTAAGGGAAGGAGGGTTCATTTTGACTTACAGCTTaaggggatacagtccatcatgcaGAAGCATGACGCCTGGAGAAGGGGAAGCCACATTGCTTCTGCAGACCGGAATCCCAGTCACGTTGCGTCCACAGACTGGAAGCTTAGAGAGGTGAATgttagtttgcttcttttttttttctttatttagtccAGAAAGCTAGGCCATGAGATGGTGCCACCTATATTTAGGttgggtcttccctcctcagctcaACCATCCTGAAATAACCTGCATAAACATGCCCATGGGTTTTTACCAGGTGATTCTGGATTCCGTCAAGTTAACAATATTAACCATTAGATTCTGGCTAGGGAAACTTAAGTCTTGCCACCTGGGTCGCATGGCTGCGTATAGCACACAGCCTTCAACCCAGCAGGAGCTGCTAATTCTTCTCAAACACCAATGTGACCGTTCGAGTTACCGTTGCTCTGTAATTGGGTTAACTTTTTGGTATGGCCATACTTTTAACTTTGGATTCTCCACGAGTGAACCCAAATGTTTTCTCGGGGTTGGACAACAAGTCCCCTGGAGTCGGTGGATCCAGGATGCGCCGCGGGACGCAGGCGGAGACCTCCAAGAGCAAAGACGAGAGCGGGCTAGAGGAGCCCGGTGGGCGGGGCCTGACGGGGCCGGAAGTGGACCTGCGCCGGCGGCCATCTTGCCGTGAGACAGCAGGAGTCGGAGCGATGCTCACCATGGCTGCTTACCGGGGCTTCGACCGAGAGCAGGCAATGAGGGCTCAGGGCTCCGCCGGCCCTGCGCACCTGCGGTTCTCACCTTACGCCTTCAATGG from Microtus ochrogaster isolate Prairie Vole_2 linkage group LG9, MicOch1.0, whole genome shotgun sequence encodes the following:
- the Tbp gene encoding TATA-box-binding protein, with the translated sequence MDQNNSLPPYAQGLASPQGAMTPGIPIFSPMMPYGTGLTPQPIQNTNSLSILEEQQRQQQQQQQQQQQQQAVATAAASVQQSASQQPTQGASGQTPQIFHSQTLTTAPLPGTTPLYPSPMTPMTPITPATPASESSGIVPQLQNIVSTVNLGCKLDLKTIALRARNAEYNPKRFAAVIMRIREPRTTALIFSSGKMVCTGAKSEEQSRLAARKYARVVQKLGFPAKFLDFKIQNMVGSCDVKFPIRLEGLVLTHQQFSSYEPELFPGLIYRMIKPRIVLLIFVSGKVVLTGAKVRAEIYEAFENIYPILKGFRKTT